A window of Plodia interpunctella isolate USDA-ARS_2022_Savannah chromosome 3, ilPloInte3.2, whole genome shotgun sequence genomic DNA:
tttcataataagcAGCTGTTTTCACTAAGAACTCTTTGTGAATAAGGGCCTGTGTTAATTATGGGTCACCTCTACTCTTTTTAGCGCCATGAAGTTAGCGCGCCAACGTAACCGCTGCTCTGTGCACGAAACGGCAACGCCGCGCCGCGCTATATGATTTCCACACGGTTGCCGATCCGCTCGACACCAGTTTCAATGCTCTCCGCCCCTGCCCCGCAGTCTCGCTAGAGCTGCTTCGACAGTGCAACGTAAATATCAACGAAATGGATTCCAATTCAAATTCGTGTGAAATGATTTGGCCAAAAATAGAAGCAGATTCTGATAATGAGAGTAGGATCCCTTCTAAAGTCATATGGACATCAGAAAATACGTTGAAGCTGATTGAAACTTTGGAAAAAGACTGTAAAGAATTGTGGGATGTAAAAAACCCATTCAATAGGGATAAGATAGCGAGGCAAGCGAAGTATGAATTGTTGGCTAGTATGTTTGGCACAACTACTGAGGAGATAATCAGGAAGATACACAATTTGAGGACGCAGTTTAACAACGAAttgaggaaaataaaaaagcggCAAATGACGTCGTTGAGCGGAGGTGGGGAGGTTGCGGCGGGGGGCAGCGGGTGGGAGTACTTCGACGCGTTATCGTTCTTGCTCCGGGCAACTGCTGTCGCCGACCCCCTGGAAAATGTCGATGGAGTTAATCTTGCGGTACgtctgtattatttataattgtattgtaattatttcttgTAACTCCAATAGTGACTGTCATAATAGCAACAGCGATTTTATACGTCGAGCCATCTTATAGTGTCTAGTTTTTGGGCAGCAGCTTTTGTTGGACATAACGGTTAGAAGATTTaaagatttcaaatttttggACAACGTAAAATGTAATACTTATAGCTTAAGACTtgtattatcataattttactgctgtttataaatatttaggtacctacctatttataattatttacaagtaCGTAGTATATTGTCtcgattttataaattatacggctactaagattattattaccaAAACTGTTGTTTCTAATTCTAGTTTTCTAATCCTGCTAATGTTGTACGAATAACCATGTATATCGGACAGGATACGAATATTTAGATAGacatcaatcaaataaatattaactactGGGGCAATTTTTTTTCGGTACGGCAACTATAACTATAATACAACatttatagtaatttcaaCCATTTCAACTTTATGTTGTAAATCATTAACAATAATGTGAGTGGCACGGTTATTTCTGATAGGTTTCCATTTAGGTATAGGGATTACTACGTGTTGTGTCTGCAGCCTTTGTggattattgttttgttttattgcaaCTGAAATATTACTCGGATACAAAACTATGAAGGAGCTCGCaaacaatatcattttttgctgttcaataaaaacagtacattaaggaaaaaaaacaaacaattaaacAGTTTTGAGACATTGACGATCgaaattagtaattaatcAATGCTAATCATTCTGTGCAAGCGGCTCTAGCTGATTGTGACCCCCTAGGCACTTGCCTGCTATACATAATGGTTAATCCGACACAGATATTAAGGCATTTATCAACTAAGCATTtgtcaaattaatttgtttatcaaGTCGTCATGGTTTCCATGTCGTCCATTGAATATGCCTCGATTGACGTAACATCTTCTGTATTACtacagaatatttatttacactttacTACATAATATACCAAAATGacgtaaaataacaaaagatttactttaattaagtatgatatcattatttcatttatttcatataactacaaatttacatttaattgaaaaaaataagataatataaGAAACAATTCCGACAAATTTGTCGTATAATGAAACgttcttttgtaaaattaaaagtgcTAAGAGCCAGCGACttgcaaatatttatgtgaGTAGAAtcatctttttaaaaaataggtgCTTACTTTATCATATAACatggataaaaaaaagaaacgcgGATCCAATTATACAATGGCGGAGAAAGAGCTTCTCCTACAGCTGATAAAAAAGTgagtaaaaaaacaatgaaattcTATTATACAAAGCTTCATTTACATCATCGACGTGTATTATTTCAGATATCATCATATTttggaaaacaaacaaaccagCGTTATCTTGAATTTTAAGAAGCGTGAAGCTTGGGATTCTGTTTGTCAGCAGTACAATACTGTTGCTGGAAGCGGCTTCAGGACTTGGAGACAACTCCGTCATCTTTATGAGAATCTCAAACAGAGGGCGAAAAAGAATATTGCcaaagaaaatgtaatatcTCTAGATAAACTCTGTCTGTCTAAGCATTTCCCTGTTGCTTAGGTACTCGGGTGTTAAAAGCGCCGTAGTTCAgggcttttctactttttttcaCCATTTCATGGTCTTCGGCATCTTGAGTCATACCATTGGCACGCGTATCAAGCCATATCTTTTGTGTTCCATCTTTCAACAACAAATATACCTCTTTTTGCCCGTGGCACCTGACcacggaaaaataataatttgcaattcaaatttatacaaccAGAAAATAATAGACCAGTGTGTACACTTCGAAAAATTTATGTTGTCCTGTTATTTTTGTCACTTCAATTGATAACCTATTGACATGAATATTTGTATAGCGTCTACTGGTACAATCAACGTCAACGCGTCTACAAGCACAAGTTAACTACCCTGTAGATTGATGTGATGAAATATACTAACGTTATATTGCTTTTAGCGACTTCGTTTCAATGAAAACACTGATGTAAAACATATCGAAATAAAAGTATCGGCAGATGAGGTTTGTATTTTGAGTTATCTATTCTATTTACCTACTTCTTTTCCCACCTGAGCCCCACCTGAGCATTATCCATGTTACTTCCATAGacgttaagcgtcggagcctcatgctttcctacttttctcCTTCAGCGGCTAGACCATTAGCACAGGAAGCGTGCTAATGGTCTAGCCGATTGATCGATCCAGCACTTTTagtgtacatttaaaaatgaatatattgttCTATTGTACTAGGTGTTACTCAGATTCAACCGTATGTAACGTTAACCTACATACAATGTTGATTACTGACTGTACTTTtctagaattttattttacttttagcAATTTCATTTCGTCGATAAACCTAAAAATGTAgcagatattaaaataaaagcatcGGAGCTGAGGGTTGTAATTTAAGAATCCAGTAACCACTAGTCCTATCCTACTTCCTACATTTTCCTCATTCTTCCTCAGATAGGGAATCGGTGCCAAGGGTCCACTGGAACCAAGCTAGCAACAGCTGATTACACGTCAGTGTAATCAGCTGTTTCTAGACTTACTAAGTCTTACCAGTAGTCTTAAGTCTTACTAAGTCTTTCCAGTAGTCTTACTAAGTCGAACTAGTGGGATTTTTTCCTGTCCTGTTACTCCCGTCACGTTAATCGCGTGAAGTTGAGTTGAGTTAGAACTTCGCCTTACGGAATCACAGAAAATCTGTAGACGAGTAAaacatatctattttattttttcctagTTGGCAGAATTCCAAgctgatgaagaagaagaatttggAGCAGCAGCCAGAGCAAATACTTCACGCATGGACAGCAGCAACCCTGATAGGACCACTAGTACACCTAGAAGGACTACCTTGAGGGTAGCTGCTTCGGCTCCACCACCCTTGCCTCCTAGTGCCCACCCCATGATGTGGCCTGAAGAACTCACTCCCCGGATCAGACCTGGAGTCAATGCCGATGAGTGCCAGGTAACATTTTTTGTCTAAAGATTTTTACCGAATTAGCGCCTAATGTATTTCGATCTCCTGTCTCTTAggaataaaattatgcaaGGGAAAGAATTATGTTGAGTAGTTTTGAAGATACAATAGCTATAAAGACTtcctctttaaaatattagtctaGAAATGTTACTAGGTAGTGAGTGTGTAGGAAAAGGTAAACAGAGTACAAAGCATAGCCTGAAAAATCTCGCAAGATTGTTTGCTGCACCTCTCTGAACTTGAGAGCATACGTCTCGGAGTAGGGAATGGTAGGTCTGTGTTGTGAATAAGCTCATTATTTCCATGTACCCTATAAAACCCcctcatatttataaataaataataagtaaataagaaccttaccactgcgccacggaggtcgtcaaattttttttattgtatatctCTCACGAATAGATATAGACAGGTTTATTACATGCAGATAACCAATTGTGGAACTCCGCGGTAAAAGAAACCTATGTCATTCTCCAGATCTCCAACTCCAAGTATCGCATCTATATTTTAAGTTGTAATTTCTATGTTTCATAGATATTCGGCGACTTTGTAGCCTCAGAACTAAGAACCCTACGGTCAGATGAGTCCAGGAAGAAGCTCAAGCGCGTGATTCAAAAGGCAATCCTTCAGAttggagaagaagaagatatgaGCATCAATGGATAGCGGCACTATCGCCTCTCCTGTCTCGAATGAGCGATGGATTGAGGCGAGCGCGCGAGCgtgtcaattttcttttttttattttaaacaaataaatagttaagtaAATACCGGCAAATCTAACAGATTGActtagccccaaaataagagACTTCTGTTATGATATACTGACTGgacaattaaatttgataaaaatctaaGAACAAAGTAAATctgaaaaaagattatttttcgtATAGACCTGAGAGATTGAACTCGGGACCTTCGCGcatctatttttttgttgtgtttcaGGCAAAATGTTTACTCAACCAACACAGTGTAGTTAGGTGAGAAAAAAAAGTTCGTGATTAAGTCTATTTTccttataaaatgtaataaaaaacagtttataagaaaataaagggTAGGGTCATTATGTTAGATTGGGTAAAATGAGTGATTTAAACGTAGCAAatctaaatacctattttaaggAACATATATGCATATTAAGGTAAAtgtgatatataataattacttaaggTAAGTTCTCAAAtactttgaaaaataagtatgtagTAATATTGTCTTAGAGAAAAAGTCTTAGAGTAACGTCTTTGTCTTAgagtaaatgtatttttttttgttcttgcACACTACATAGGTACTAACTAAAGTCATTGGAATAAAGTTGATTTTAGCACTTATCTGCTTAtcttttattgaataaaaccAAATTGAAAGAAATTCTGATGGCATCGCATAAAGaacaaactttaaatatttaaattttcttatatctattatttttcttatatatatttgtccGATGGAtacgagaaaaaaaattatatgaactCAATAAttgatgttattattattataaatgcgaaagtatgtttgtttgttacctcttcacgttctaTTTACTCGACTACTACCAATCTTttcgaaattttgtataccttATCTTTCACCCCGAAAAAATATCCgtgagaaatataaaaaaaaaaaatgttgcgcgagtgaagccacgggcaaaaacTAACCCATAAGGCTCAGCACCAATTTCGATCAATTCCACAGTCATCATCGAACCATGTTTGCACTGCAACGGATGTCAAAAGTTTAATGAGTGTCTAACCATGTCATATTGGTTGTGCCCCCATCGTCGAGTCATTATTTACGAAAATGACTTTTTGAAGGGGAGCGGTAGAGGCAGTAATTGCATATGATTTACCAGACTCGTTTAAATAGTACCTGCTTTAAAGGTTGTCTATTCGACAAGGAGCCGCAGCAAGCATACTTCCTAGCGTGTCGACTCGATTGAATTTGTGAGGGCCAATCACAGACCATTTGGGCCAATATAACTACACCGAAGCAGCAAGCAGATTACGGGCACCTAAGCTATTTTTGACTGATATTGAAAAAAGAAGTATAAATTTCATACCGCTCTTAAAGTCGAGACAATATGGGTTACGAACTTTATTCAATTAAGTTTGTACTTTCGCCTATGCTCTTGGCAGAGGGCGTGTGGTGCCTTGATTTCGTCAAGAAgaatatgcgtgccaatggtctgactactAAGGATGTCGAAGACAATGCAAATTGGAgaaggaaagcggacccttgGCTCCGATGTTAAGCAGCTGCTGAAGAACCAAGACCTTCTTGGTCTTGGTTTCTTCAGTGCGTAATATATTACGCACTCAGTCCtactaaaacttaaatatcATACTAAGGATGAGTTACTACACcggtttattttaatgttgacTATCTTATAActtgcgcgccgctgacgtttagacaaaatggtgtattttgcttttgttaattttaacgttaaagttgacggttcaacccactcttagtaataagtattacacgtttatctgaataaaaagtgacaaaataaatcatcCTAGTGACCCCCACAGCAGGTGAAATTTAAGAGGGTTGCATTGCACCCTAATTGGAAGTTGATAAACTTGAAGCGACAGCCGATATGCCACAGTCTATAAAGGAGATTATCATTTGGACAGCTTAATTATCTCTGTTGTCATAATATTGCCATCTTACTTcaagtaattattttgatgCTTACATAAATTGATCAGAAATCATTCTTCGATAGAATTATAGTATGAACAAACATGCATTGATTGTCATTGTATGCATTCTTGCTGCGGAGCTGCTCGCGCTGATCACCCACTATGCTCTGAAATACTAAAGgtttgatgaaattattaaaagatttttagtttaataatacattttggtGGATAGTACTATTGTTTATTAGCTTGCTTACCCTGTGTTGTATACCCTACATGCTcctaattatatacctatatgtaccCATGTGAGAAAGCAAGAAATCAAACAAATGAACAAACAATCATTAGAAATATTCGTTGATGGGATTAAGAGAtcgttcaataaaaaattaatgcatTTTCTGCATCGATTTTACTACATTTTTCTTGATGACCCAAAAATATTAgatgatgtaaataaaattttaacaccTTTTGGGtgtaaattagaaataaaatttaaagtaaaaatacggTCAAACTCGTAAGAGAAACAAGAAGTGCAAGTCGAGTTGTACTTTTACGACGACGGTACTTGCCAGGCATTTGGCATCTCTTTCCAACCCATTTCATTATGTATGTTCGTTTCATTCGTTCGGCCGTCGACCCGATATCACGAGAGTACCATACAGTCATTGAAACACAAGATCTTAATTCAGATTTCAATAATTCAGCGTGTTTTTCAAGAATTAATAATTCAGCGTGTTTTTATTCAAgcaaactattttaaaaaatgtcttaaaaataaagaatgaaGGCTAATCCTATAATATCTGTTTACCTAATTACCTACCACTTTCTTTTTTGGATTGTCCGTTTCTTACATTCTcgtaggttttttttatatatccaCATGGTTTACTTAATGTTGACTTTCTGTATCCTTTTCTCTGTTCAAGCTAGCGTGTTCACACTCAGCTGCGTTGTGTTGAACTTTCCCACTTAACATATCCAGTTTTCAacctctctttcatctgatcGTCCCGATACTTCTTCAGCCGTCCGGCCAATGTCAGAACCTAGGCTTCATTTTCCTCCTTTTTCAttttccacttcgcacggtgtTCAGCATATTCAACTCAAGCCAACACTGTCTTGCGTTtgtgccccttctgccaggaaATGTCAAGACcagttttatattaacttttaagGCCAAAAGTCTACTGATGCTGGTTAAGATCTTCACTAATATATCCAAAAAACCTTTTCACTAGAACTGAGGTCCTTGTCAAGAATGTTCGTTCCATTGTCGATTCACCTAGCTGGGAATTATAGCGTTTTCCCATACTTTTCATGTACTTCTGGGAAACCACTTAAGCTTTTCCTTCTAATTACCATTACATTCCTTCTAGATGGGTGTCCCGGCTGGCTTCAATTTGTAGATGACAACAATAATACGAAATATGTAAACACGTCAGTGTAAGTTTTATTGCGGGCCCTGGGCCCCGAGGCGCTGAGGAGGTCGGGAACCGGAAAAAAGCTCAGATGAGTAAGAGACGATGTAAGTTTTTTATCGAttgttgatttaaaattagttgtaaataatattttataacatcaaCTAgattaactataataatttgattggataataatatgtttacttAATGGAAAACAAGGAAATCATAGAACATAGGTAAGCAAAATACAGCAGTCCATAATTGCTTGACAACCAGGATGCCATGTTTAAAGAGACGATCAGTCGTAAACACAGCTTCCTGCAAGTTCGCATTGATATACGCATGCTAATCGGGCTGTTACTGACGGAATAAATATGCACAAGAACAaagtgtttgttttaattataattaagatcATATGTTTCGTTTTTAATGGGATTTCGCCGTCTCTAATGAGGAACCGTTTTTGATCAATTCATGTGAATGcgaacaaaaattttgtaaaaattcataaaattttgtattggtCCCGTTGCCGGTATGACACAATAAAGAATTATACATTGAATCGAATGACGATTGTGAAACGCACGGAAGactttatgattttttattattggaaaAAGTCTTAACACTAGCATAGCTACTTACTGTTGGCGAATTACATTTAGATATTACAAAGATGTGACAATTGACCGCAGTTGATTATCGCATCAAAGTTCCAAAATATCTTCAAAGATCTTCCTTTTACAAATTGCTATCCAATACTTACctactatacctatatagaaaTATTGGATTCTGAATTTAATTGGCGTGAAAACTTGATAGGTACTACCAAACAGGCATGATGCAAAATTAGTAATTCACAATTTCACCCTCActtaatttcattatgtatCATTCGTTAGAGTCGTAAGATGATACGTCTTTTAATAACTATTGAGTGTAATTAATGTCCTCGGAATCCTAGCGTTACATTAATTTTCCAGTGGGATCTGCTAGCTAATTCTGTCAAGATCATTACTCTCGTCTTTCAACTTCCCGCTATTCTCATGTTACGCAATtacggttttttattattttcattcattccgATGTTACGGCGCATTTTAATCGGCTCCTGGGCCATTCATTTTGTCCGGGCCCCGTCAACCGAGACGCGCTTGTGTAATGTTCCGGTCCTCTATCTGTCTCCCTTCATCCTTATTCATCCACTATCTCTTTCTCGTTCTAAACACCGCATGGTTCCTTTGTCGTTCCGAGGCGATTAGGGGAACTTGGCACGTTCCTGAGAAATCGGCAGATGTTTAGAACTTTTCGGCTGTTGTTTGCTCTGCTGGTAGAACTCCTGATAATGTTAACAATCCCGACTTAACTCAGATTACTGGCCCCTCAATGgcttataaaactttttacctGAAgatttttggtaaatatcaatgtttttttaggTATTCAAGGATAAggttgcaaataaaaatacgatttcaaataTAACCCTGCCCGTGCCGCATCTGTCTGACgcaaataagtaggtataaaacttacacgaaaaatatgaatgacgtcgtaatttttattgaataggATTGAATACAATTCATCAAAAGTCTTAGCCGATCGAGTAGGTAGAAGTTGTATGATTaatcaaatgtaaaataaataaatatcaaaacgtAATATATTAACGCCTCCCGGTGAGCATAATGGTACACCGCCCACCCACAGAGGATCCCCTCTCAAACAATTTCGTTTCATGGATTCCGAGAAATCTAAATACACTTTATGTAAGTAAACATTTACgacactaatttattttcgtatcttactataaaaaaatagcaattAGTGTAATCATtagtatgataataataagttagtagtagtagataagtacataataGTAAGGTACATAATCATCCTCAAATTATAGATTCGTGTCCAAAGCTAACTTTACTATTTTCCCTCTCTAGTATGTTCGGTAGTTATTGTTCTGAGCCAAAATATtccttttcttctttttgtttgCATTACGAACCAACATTCCGGAAAACGCAGCGCAGGCGTAAACCGTACCGTCATGTATTTTAAAACCGAGCAGCGCTCGTCCGTGTTCGGCGACAAACGAGCTCTTCTCGATCTCTGTCGCCCTGGTAGTTGTCACCAGTTTCGATTGAGCATTTGTCGCgatattaattaacttttttctttttttaacacagACGAGCGTGGTCATAAAACAATGTTGTCGTCGTTTGAGCTTGGGATGTCTTTTGTCGGTCCTTTGTGAGCATTTCTTAGCTTCTCAtcataattaatgttttttttgtttgatggaatattttttctcaacgCTCTGTTAATCTTTAAGTGTAGTATCACTGTGTATGTATTTCTGTTTTACCGACTGGAacttgatttgattttagtaACCACTAAGTTGATATTAATGGTGCTGGATCCGTAATTTTcatcatttttttcttctacatAGCAATCTTTGGTCACCCTTGTCACTCCTTGTTGTAACTAATCTAATATTaaccttaaataaattaatgtgaatCAAATTGTAGCTTGTTATCTATTAAAACTTAACctctaaatttaataacaattgagATATTTAAGTAGATCCTAAAGTTCACATAACTACgtacatattatttacgtttctgtattcaaatatactacaataaatatttacagaacAGCGCCATAAATAGCCAAAGTTGTTGTTAAAGTTTCAAGTGCTGTTAATATATTGCGCAAGTGCTCCTCAAACTTTGCAGACGGGAAGTTTGAAGTTGTAAAACTCGACTGTTGCAAGTTAGCGGGTGAAGTAACGAACAAATAATATGCAAACTTTATTTCCTACAACTTATGTTCTGACGATGAAGTGGAAGAAGTGGAGGAATTGGAGAACAATAGAGAGAACAATAgaaggaactccaccgacaagagcctcgctcTTTTCACTCTTTTCATATTGATGATCTTAATTATACAATAGGAcatgttgttatatttttcaacataaTCACAGGTtgtaatgatattattttatcccgtacaatatttatcttttcagCATGCGAAAGTTACGTACCATTTTATAGTCGTATCTCTTTTCCTCAAGTCAACCAGGGCCTACAAGAGATTGAACTATAAATACTAGCAGCAtttagtacatttttatagttgtcattgttttaaattgtgtattttgtCTTGTCTTtggtacaatataataaagtttttatacttactttataataaaagggTAACATGGGTTATGATAACACGGACACAAACAccaacaaataataaacacaGACACAAAGCTAACAACAGTATTCACGATTCCACTTTTAATTACACGGAGAGGACAGAAATCCTTTCTGCCTTTTGTGAatacggatttttttttcgttttatgCGCCTTTGTCTCTTTCACGTGAAAATGCTTTTAGCTGTGCTTTTAGTTAGATGGAAGTTTATTGTAGATTGTAGACTTaacgaattttaaattattgcaaGCGGTTGAAGCTACATCGAAtatgtagtatttttattccCTATTTGAGGAAAATCAAGAAAGAATACTTGTTTTGTTCATTAAGCTAtgtgtacaaaaatacaatcataatcataatataaaaatataaaattacaatagtcTGTAAGTCCGCATGTTGTATTTAATAACCTAATttagtacctaaataatatttctagaaTACCCGCTTTTACCCGTAATATTATCAACCAACTGGCTACGCCCCGGGCTCCTCTCCCATTGGAATTCcggcataaaaagtaccttttgTACTATTTCAGTACGTATTCTGCCTGTGTACCAAATAACATCGAAATCTGTTCAGTAGATTTAGCGTGATTGTCTAAGAAACATCCACACGCAATGCCaaattttggcatttataatattagattaaaaatctttattgattCATTAAgcttacaattaatttataatgagtCAAAacgaattataaaataaatgttaaaactaaaatgatcACGTAAAAACAATGtagtctaaaattaaatttaagattAGCCCTAAAGTTGTAGGTAATATACCCACTAGCTCGGTCACTATTAGGCACTTTACAAACTTTGGCACAGaacaagacaaaacatacCTAATGTTTTACGCACACATAACAACGCATTGGTTTGGTACTCTTTGGGTTGTTGTGGCGCTGCAGCGCGTTCGCAGAGGAGGTGTGGACACAGAAGTATCGTATGTCCGCCGATATAATGCGTTGCGCTTCCATGTTGGTGCTACTGCAGTCCACTCGCAATAATACTGAAAGTTTTTGCAGACCGATGGGAATCATTCATTTCAAACACTGTGGAGATAAAATTCAACGTTCATCgattaatgtattttctttaatatacgTTTGAATTAAGTATTTGTATCACAGCACTTTCTTCACCAGTAAAGGTTGATGGATGAAATGCTACCTCTTGTAAGTATTATGTAGCAGATGC
This region includes:
- the LOC128683799 gene encoding uncharacterized protein LOC128683799 isoform X2, translated to MDKKKKRGSNYTMAEKELLLQLIKKYHHILENKQTSVILNFKKREAWDSVCQQYNTVAGSGFRTWRQLRHLYENLKQRAKKNIAKENRLRFNENTDVKHIEIKVSADELAEFQADEEEEFGAAARANTSRMDSSNPDRTTSTPRRTTLRVAASAPPPLPPSAHPMMWPEELTPRIRPGVNADECQIFGDFVASELRTLRSDESRKKLKRVIQKAILQIGEEEDMSING
- the LOC128683799 gene encoding uncharacterized protein LOC128683799 isoform X1; translation: MDSNSNSCEMIWPKIEADSDNESRIPSKVIWTSENTLKLIETLEKDCKELWDVKNPFNRDKIARQAKYELLASMFGTTTEEIIRKIHNLRTQFNNELRKIKKRQMTSLSGGGEVAAGGSGWEYFDALSFLLRATAVADPLENVDGVNLALAEFQADEEEEFGAAARANTSRMDSSNPDRTTSTPRRTTLRVAASAPPPLPPSAHPMMWPEELTPRIRPGVNADECQIFGDFVASELRTLRSDESRKKLKRVIQKAILQIGEEEDMSING